In Gemmatimonadota bacterium, a genomic segment contains:
- a CDS encoding mobile mystery protein B has protein sequence MTSELPHGATPIDPDEAEGLLHAHVSKRHELDELEEANIHLGLEWAQRRAILGRRRADVLMEDFLYELHRRMFSAVWAWAGQVRRTDKNIGVDKLTIRPEVRKLVDDARYWRENEVYGPDELAVRFHHRLVWIHPFTNGNGRHARMMADLITQQAARPPFSWGGASLIATLELRTAYISALRQADRGDVGPLLDFARS, from the coding sequence ATGACGAGTGAGCTTCCCCACGGGGCTACCCCTATCGACCCCGATGAGGCCGAGGGGCTGCTACACGCGCACGTTTCGAAGCGTCATGAGTTGGACGAACTCGAAGAGGCAAACATTCACCTAGGGCTGGAATGGGCCCAACGAAGGGCGATTCTCGGGAGGAGGCGGGCGGACGTCCTCATGGAGGACTTCCTCTACGAACTACATCGGCGAATGTTCAGCGCTGTTTGGGCTTGGGCTGGCCAGGTGCGCCGAACTGACAAGAACATCGGAGTCGATAAGCTCACCATCCGTCCGGAGGTCAGGAAGCTGGTGGATGATGCACGCTATTGGCGGGAGAACGAGGTCTACGGACCCGACGAACTTGCGGTGAGATTCCACCATCGCCTCGTTTGGATTCACCCGTTTACGAACGGCAACGGACGACACGCCAGAATGATGGCAGACCTGATTACACAACAGGCGGCCCGGCCTCCGTTTTCATGGGGAGGCGCGAGTCTGATCGCGACATTGGAGCTACGAACCGCGTACATCAGCGCCTTGCGCCAGGCCGATCGGGGCGATGTAGGACCGCTGCTGGACTTCGCTCGGTCGTAG
- a CDS encoding mobile mystery protein A, with protein sequence MKASDRRIRDLARHQLDRRLEEIRRLAPNLQTPQGGWVGALRTAYAMSQADLGRRMGISRQAVSQLEQRESDGSATLKALEHAAQALGGELVYAIVPKQSIAGVLERRALRLATQMTGSVRHTMRLEDQAPESDLDERANALAQELLASPGQLWSIPDDE encoded by the coding sequence ATGAAGGCCTCAGACAGACGAATTCGAGATCTGGCCAGACACCAGTTGGATCGGCGCCTGGAGGAGATCCGCAGATTGGCTCCCAATTTGCAGACGCCCCAAGGTGGGTGGGTGGGTGCACTGAGAACCGCATACGCGATGAGCCAGGCGGACTTGGGTCGGCGTATGGGCATTTCTAGGCAAGCGGTCAGCCAGTTGGAACAGCGAGAGTCTGACGGTTCCGCCACGCTCAAAGCACTAGAGCACGCAGCTCAAGCTCTAGGTGGCGAGTTGGTGTACGCCATTGTCCCCAAGCAATCCATAGCTGGAGTGCTCGAGAGACGAGCTCTGCGTCTGGCCACCCAAATGACCGGGTCGGTTCGCCATACGATGCGTCTGGAGGACCAAGCGCCGGAGTCGGACCTGGACGAACGGGCGAACGCTCTAGCCCAGGAGTTGCTCGCATCCCCCGGACAACTGTGGTCCATTCCCGATGACGAGTGA
- a CDS encoding IS256 family transposase has protein sequence MEKMIAVEASTQDELRQDLRSLFQGAIRLTLEMVLEEELKAMVGARRFERIGSRTGHRNGTYLRRLLTGMGQIEVTVPRSREGSPADVMGRYQRRTAEVDDMIVEAYVSGVSQRKMGEVTKALMGEQVSRSTVSRTAKRLEQAVEELRSQAIEGPHPYLYLDATYLDARWARKVENVSALVAYAVGPDGHRRLLGITIGAEESEASWGELLTQLLDRGLSGVQLVIADEHAGLAAAVRRFLPEVRRQRCTVHLQRNVMAKVPHRLRKRMAREVATVFKAPSLAGAKQRLAEIKARWSKELPEAMTVLDRGFAAATQFYAFPEAHWRRLRTTNGLERLHGEIKRRIRSVGAFPDRASALRLITAVALRTTEAWASRRYLDLSLLEPKEVDKAA, from the coding sequence ATGGAAAAGATGATCGCAGTAGAAGCATCGACACAAGACGAGCTACGCCAGGATTTACGCTCACTGTTTCAGGGCGCGATCCGACTCACGCTCGAGATGGTGCTCGAGGAGGAGCTGAAGGCGATGGTCGGAGCCCGACGCTTCGAGCGCATTGGGAGCCGGACGGGCCACCGCAACGGGACCTACCTGCGGCGTCTGCTGACCGGCATGGGCCAGATCGAGGTGACGGTACCACGCAGCCGGGAGGGCTCGCCCGCAGACGTCATGGGTCGCTACCAGCGCAGGACAGCAGAGGTCGACGACATGATCGTGGAGGCGTACGTGAGCGGGGTATCGCAACGCAAGATGGGCGAGGTCACCAAAGCGCTCATGGGCGAGCAGGTCTCGCGCTCGACGGTGAGCCGTACGGCCAAGCGACTCGAGCAGGCCGTCGAGGAGCTCCGTAGCCAAGCCATCGAGGGCCCACACCCCTACCTGTACCTGGACGCGACGTATCTCGATGCACGCTGGGCACGCAAGGTCGAAAACGTGAGCGCGCTCGTGGCCTACGCGGTCGGGCCGGACGGCCACCGCCGACTTCTTGGCATCACGATCGGCGCGGAGGAATCAGAGGCGAGCTGGGGAGAACTCCTCACACAGCTTCTCGACCGGGGCCTCAGTGGCGTCCAGCTCGTGATCGCCGACGAGCACGCGGGCCTGGCAGCCGCCGTGCGTCGCTTCCTGCCCGAAGTACGCCGCCAGCGTTGCACGGTTCATCTACAACGCAACGTCATGGCCAAGGTCCCGCATCGCCTACGTAAACGCATGGCCCGTGAGGTCGCCACCGTCTTCAAGGCACCCAGCCTGGCCGGCGCGAAGCAACGTCTGGCCGAGATCAAAGCCCGCTGGAGCAAGGAGCTCCCTGAGGCGATGACCGTGCTGGACCGAGGGTTCGCTGCCGCTACGCAGTTCTACGCGTTTCCCGAGGCGCACTGGAGGCGTCTGAGAACCACCAATGGACTCGAACGACTGCATGGCGAGATCAAGCGCCGCATCCGATCCGTCGGTGCCTTCCCCGACCGCGCCAGCGCGCTTCGCCTCATCACCGCCGTCGCACTCCGGACCACCGAGGCTTGGGCCAGCCGCCGATACCTCGACCTGTCACTCCTCGAGCCCAAGGAGGTCGACAAGGCAGCCTAG